Proteins encoded together in one Thermococcus barophilus MP window:
- a CDS encoding radical SAM protein: MAKCKLCGYESKEISKSIGVCVNCLRKDDQALKTAMESHFKWRELIGLPPEPPKDGELQCKICVNECNIPRGGSGYCGIIWNKGGMLTTITGTFDKAYLHWYLDPHPTNCVAEPICPEREHYGFYNLAVFYAGCNLDCLFCQNVQHKYMIKEGRIDLREGIVLSTDELANIAMQRRVTCVCYFGGDPTPHSIYALKVSRKILKQAEESKEMKRICWETNGLENPKIMTKMAELSLKSGGIVKIDWKAYTSSVYQALTGINGEKAIKRIKENIKLVLKMSEGRELPLLVVSTLVVPHYIDEHEVFNIARYIAGINPETPYVLLAFTPQHLMYDVPTTSRRQMEKVYKAAQEAGLKNIYIGNPWLLR, from the coding sequence ATGGCAAAGTGCAAGTTGTGTGGTTATGAGTCCAAAGAGATAAGCAAATCAATTGGAGTATGTGTTAACTGCCTTAGAAAAGATGATCAAGCTTTGAAAACAGCAATGGAAAGTCACTTCAAGTGGCGTGAACTTATAGGGCTTCCTCCAGAGCCACCAAAGGATGGAGAGCTCCAATGCAAAATATGTGTTAATGAATGCAATATCCCAAGAGGTGGCTCAGGTTACTGCGGAATAATATGGAACAAAGGTGGAATGTTGACCACAATAACCGGGACATTTGACAAAGCTTACCTCCACTGGTATCTCGACCCTCATCCAACAAACTGCGTTGCTGAGCCCATCTGTCCTGAGAGAGAGCATTACGGCTTTTACAACTTAGCTGTATTTTATGCTGGATGCAACTTGGACTGCCTCTTCTGCCAGAATGTTCAGCACAAATACATGATAAAAGAGGGTAGAATTGACCTAAGGGAAGGCATTGTGTTAAGTACAGATGAGCTTGCAAATATCGCTATGCAGAGACGGGTTACTTGTGTCTGCTACTTCGGAGGTGATCCAACACCGCACAGCATTTATGCTCTGAAAGTCTCAAGAAAAATTCTAAAGCAGGCTGAAGAAAGTAAAGAAATGAAAAGAATCTGCTGGGAGACAAATGGCTTGGAAAATCCGAAGATTATGACGAAAATGGCAGAGCTCAGCCTTAAAAGCGGAGGGATTGTTAAGATCGACTGGAAGGCATACACATCAAGTGTTTATCAGGCTCTGACAGGGATAAATGGGGAAAAAGCCATCAAAAGGATAAAAGAGAACATCAAGCTTGTCTTAAAGATGAGTGAAGGAAGAGAGCTACCTCTTCTGGTTGTCAGCACTCTTGTGGTTCCCCACTACATTGATGAGCATGAGGTGTTTAATATTGCAAGGTATATAGCTGGAATAAATCCAGAAACCCCTTATGTGCTGTTGGCTTTTACCCCCCAACATTTAATGTATGATGTTCCAACAACAAGCAGGAGGCAAATGGAAAAGGTTTACAAAGCAGCTCAGGAGGCTGGGCTGAAAAACATTTACATCGGGAATCCATGGCTACTAAGATAA
- a CDS encoding 6-pyruvoyl trahydropterin synthase family protein: MEFKVVERKIGWHKDFDSSHFLALPYDSKCLRIHGHTYNVDVEIWGDLDERGMIFDFNHLSNLIKEVDHRILTSIEWIKEEGDHIIIVQNDKELKLPKKEVVIVDAPNVTAELIAEWFAKRIAEKAGENVKRIKVRVWEDPRSYAEIVLER, encoded by the coding sequence ATGGAATTTAAAGTTGTAGAGAGAAAGATAGGATGGCACAAAGACTTTGACAGTTCGCATTTTTTGGCTCTGCCTTACGACAGCAAATGCTTGAGAATTCATGGGCATACCTACAACGTCGATGTTGAGATTTGGGGAGACTTAGATGAGAGGGGTATGATTTTTGATTTCAATCACTTAAGCAATCTCATTAAGGAAGTCGATCACCGCATTTTAACAAGTATCGAGTGGATCAAAGAGGAGGGGGATCACATAATCATAGTTCAGAATGACAAAGAGCTCAAACTTCCAAAAAAAGAAGTAGTTATAGTCGATGCTCCCAATGTTACTGCCGAGCTCATAGCGGAGTGGTTTGCAAAGAGGATAGCAGAAAAAGCCGGAGAAAATGTAAAGCGAATAAAAGTTAGGGTCTGGGAAGACCCGAGGAGCTATGCTGAGATAGTCTTAGAACGCTAA
- a CDS encoding CBS domain-containing protein: MMPKITVEQVLKRKAVVVKPEDTVDKVAKILAKNKVSSAVIVENDEIIGIVTDRDILDKIVAKGKNPKHIKVREIMTKNPVRIEYDYDIQDAIELMMDKGVRRILVTKLGKPIGFVTAADLLAALAMYNSEEQEVESVESETEVYGICEVCGQYGPLYRVYIGGQEKWVCESCKDSIEQ; the protein is encoded by the coding sequence ATGATGCCAAAGATAACTGTGGAGCAAGTGCTTAAAAGAAAGGCAGTGGTAGTTAAGCCGGAAGATACCGTTGATAAGGTTGCGAAGATTCTGGCCAAAAATAAGGTTAGCAGTGCAGTGATTGTTGAGAATGATGAAATCATTGGGATAGTGACGGACAGGGATATTTTGGATAAGATTGTTGCCAAGGGTAAGAATCCAAAACATATTAAAGTCAGGGAGATAATGACTAAGAATCCGGTCAGAATTGAATATGACTATGACATCCAAGATGCAATTGAACTGATGATGGACAAAGGTGTTAGGAGAATACTTGTTACAAAATTGGGCAAGCCAATAGGATTTGTAACTGCAGCTGACCTGCTTGCAGCCTTGGCAATGTACAACAGTGAAGAGCAGGAAGTGGAATCGGTGGAAAGCGAAACTGAGGTCTACGGTATCTGTGAAGTTTGCGGACAGTATGGGCCGCTTTACAGGGTATACATTGGTGGACAGGAGAAATGGGTCTGTGAGAGCTGTAAAGACTCCATAGAGCAATAA
- a CDS encoding nucleotide-binding protein → MQIAVSGGKGGTGKSTIAINLAIALRNYFDLTLADLDVEAPNDHILLGIELQNEEPVELFMPRFDYSKCIKCRRCAEVCEEHAIITMRDGTPFLMPTLCSGCGACRIVCPVEGAILEGKKLMGHTYLTETPYGFQLVTGKLLEGEERAMPIVVAAKERAKALNKELLIVDTAAGTSNTVSKALEDSQLIIAVTEPTPLGLHDLELILKLADIMGIEAWVVINRSDLGKKEDVKELARRYNARITAEIPYSENIIKSYVEGRPIVLSDCGEAEIFRKLAEEVVSYLR, encoded by the coding sequence ATGCAGATAGCAGTTAGCGGAGGAAAAGGGGGGACTGGAAAGTCAACAATAGCAATTAACTTGGCTATTGCTCTGAGGAATTACTTTGACCTGACTTTGGCGGATTTAGATGTGGAAGCCCCTAACGACCATATACTCTTAGGGATAGAACTTCAAAATGAAGAACCTGTTGAGCTTTTTATGCCACGTTTTGACTATTCCAAATGTATTAAGTGCAGAAGATGTGCTGAGGTTTGTGAAGAACATGCAATAATCACTATGAGAGATGGAACACCCTTTTTAATGCCTACACTATGTTCCGGTTGTGGTGCCTGTCGGATAGTCTGCCCCGTTGAAGGAGCAATTTTGGAAGGTAAAAAGCTGATGGGCCACACATATCTAACCGAAACTCCATATGGGTTCCAGTTGGTTACAGGCAAACTGTTGGAGGGTGAAGAGAGAGCGATGCCTATCGTCGTTGCAGCAAAGGAAAGGGCAAAGGCACTTAATAAAGAACTTTTGATAGTTGATACTGCGGCAGGAACGAGCAACACTGTTTCTAAAGCTTTAGAGGATTCCCAGCTTATTATCGCTGTCACCGAACCTACGCCGTTAGGTCTTCATGACTTAGAGCTAATCCTCAAGCTCGCAGATATTATGGGGATTGAGGCATGGGTTGTTATCAATAGAAGCGATTTAGGAAAGAAAGAAGACGTGAAAGAACTTGCAAGAAGATATAATGCCAGAATTACTGCTGAGATTCCCTATAGTGAAAACATAATCAAGAGCTACGTTGAAGGAAGACCAATTGTTTTGAGCGATTGTGGGGAAGCGGAAATTTTCAGAAAGCTTGCTGAAGAGGTTGTCAGCTATTTGAGGTGA
- a CDS encoding P-loop NTPase: MQIVIASGKGGVGKSTVAASLIYLLKDRYKLIAVDADADAPNLHLLFGVKKWEEEKELTGAKVARIDQDTCIRCGICYERCPYESIKLVDGKYVVNELTCEGCGVCKLVCPVRGTITLEEVRSGVIRKTTTGYGFPLISAQLDVGRPNSGKLVTEEKEWAKKIMYEQELDHMIVDSAAGIGCQVIASVGGADVAILVAEPTPASLSDVKRVYKVVQHFREPAYLIINKADINPGFEGLYEFAEQEGIPILGEIPYDRAIPYSMTMLKPFVEAFPESKASKALKEIAKAVEDEILE; this comes from the coding sequence ATGCAGATTGTCATTGCAAGCGGTAAAGGTGGAGTTGGGAAATCAACAGTTGCGGCTTCACTCATATATCTGCTCAAGGACAGGTACAAGCTTATAGCAGTTGACGCCGATGCTGATGCTCCAAACCTCCACCTGCTCTTTGGAGTCAAAAAGTGGGAAGAAGAGAAAGAGCTAACAGGAGCCAAAGTTGCAAGGATAGATCAAGATACGTGCATTAGATGTGGTATTTGCTATGAGAGATGTCCCTATGAAAGCATAAAGCTTGTGGATGGGAAATATGTTGTGAATGAGCTCACATGTGAAGGCTGTGGAGTCTGTAAACTTGTGTGCCCAGTCAGGGGGACAATAACTCTTGAAGAAGTTCGCTCTGGAGTGATTAGAAAGACAACAACAGGGTATGGATTTCCATTGATTTCAGCTCAATTAGATGTGGGGAGACCAAACTCTGGAAAGCTCGTTACAGAGGAAAAAGAGTGGGCAAAGAAGATAATGTATGAGCAAGAACTGGATCACATGATAGTCGATTCAGCGGCAGGAATTGGATGTCAGGTTATTGCCAGCGTTGGCGGAGCAGATGTTGCCATTCTTGTTGCAGAGCCTACTCCAGCATCACTGAGTGATGTTAAAAGGGTTTACAAGGTTGTCCAGCACTTCAGGGAACCAGCTTATTTGATAATAAATAAAGCAGACATAAACCCTGGCTTTGAAGGACTTTATGAGTTTGCAGAGCAGGAGGGGATACCAATTTTGGGTGAAATACCCTACGATAGGGCAATTCCATACAGTATGACCATGCTTAAGCCATTTGTTGAAGCATTTCCGGAGTCAAAAGCCAGCAAAGCACTTAAGGAAATTGCAAAAGCTGTGGAGGATGAGATTTTGGAGTAG
- a CDS encoding DUF998 domain-containing protein, whose amino-acid sequence MKRSQQVAGFCAPLIGLGGIFMAVFIHRSWWSLTDNAISDLGKVNLPYNWVMNVSLVVAAILGIYYALGLFKEAKHPTMKLGIWIFILGLMFLAGIGIFPEGTSPHYYVSWGFFITASFGMLVAGIGLYLGREKQLGIITAIIFVLSWILGLWAMKVFRGVAVSEFIGIFGIIAWHYMVLAKILRKEKEI is encoded by the coding sequence ATGAAAAGAAGTCAACAAGTGGCTGGTTTCTGTGCACCGTTGATAGGGTTAGGTGGAATATTCATGGCAGTATTCATACATCGCTCTTGGTGGAGCCTCACAGACAATGCTATAAGCGACCTCGGAAAAGTAAACCTGCCCTATAACTGGGTGATGAACGTTTCACTTGTAGTTGCGGCGATTTTGGGTATCTATTATGCCTTGGGGCTTTTCAAGGAGGCAAAACACCCTACAATGAAGCTTGGAATCTGGATTTTTATCCTTGGCTTGATGTTTCTGGCGGGAATTGGGATTTTCCCTGAAGGAACCTCCCCTCATTATTATGTCAGCTGGGGTTTCTTCATCACGGCAAGTTTTGGGATGCTGGTGGCTGGAATTGGGTTATATCTTGGAAGAGAGAAACAACTTGGGATTATAACTGCCATAATATTCGTTCTTAGCTGGATTCTTGGGCTTTGGGCAATGAAGGTCTTTAGAGGAGTGGCAGTTTCAGAATTCATAGGCATCTTTGGAATAATTGCATGGCATTACATGGTACTTGCAAAAATCTTAAGGAAAGAGAAGGAAATATGA
- a CDS encoding ArsR/SmtB family transcription factor, with translation MSFVEFETISVDDEKAKELAQILMNEKSLAILKLLQEKTLSLSEIARELDLPLSTVSYHIDKMLKVGLVEVAGKRYGKRLQEVKLYRASPKPILLLPRKMSVKERILRTFEKIQVISLSIAGLIAYGVYTLSKAAFAPAEQAPKVIKGEIMKNVTQTVAENVTQVMTIQRAPEATTTTTTVSTLQKAVTPQLAHLPHVIGIITFVILFLAFTRWFARRNL, from the coding sequence GTGAGTTTTGTGGAATTTGAGACGATCAGCGTTGATGATGAGAAGGCTAAAGAGCTTGCTCAAATACTTATGAACGAGAAATCATTGGCCATTCTGAAGCTTCTTCAGGAGAAAACACTTTCTCTTTCTGAGATTGCCAGAGAGTTGGATCTCCCTCTTTCAACGGTTTCGTATCATATTGATAAGATGCTTAAAGTTGGATTGGTCGAAGTTGCAGGCAAGAGGTATGGAAAAAGGTTACAAGAAGTCAAACTTTACCGTGCATCCCCTAAACCTATACTCCTCCTTCCAAGAAAAATGTCTGTGAAAGAGAGGATATTAAGAACTTTTGAGAAAATTCAGGTAATCAGCTTAAGTATTGCGGGTTTAATTGCTTATGGGGTCTATACTCTTTCAAAAGCTGCGTTTGCTCCTGCCGAACAAGCTCCAAAGGTTATAAAGGGAGAAATAATGAAAAACGTTACTCAAACTGTAGCGGAAAATGTTACCCAAGTAATGACGATCCAGAGAGCTCCTGAAGCAACAACTACAACGACCACTGTGTCAACACTCCAGAAGGCTGTAACTCCGCAGCTGGCACATCTCCCTCACGTAATTGGAATTATAACGTTCGTAATACTTTTCTTAGCGTTCACACGCTGGTTTGCAAGAAGAAACCTCTAA
- a CDS encoding DUF134 domain-containing protein, producing MPWGTGRGRGRGRRRKMRFIGLIPEIKHFYPARPPIGPPQPPIFMTYEEFEALRLVDYEGLTQEEAGRRMGVSRGTVWRALSSARKKVAQMLVEGRELIILAQGNEVPKTQSSDNEE from the coding sequence ATGCCTTGGGGAACAGGAAGAGGTAGAGGCAGAGGGCGAAGAAGGAAGATGCGCTTTATTGGCCTCATCCCAGAGATTAAGCACTTCTATCCAGCGCGCCCACCTATTGGACCACCTCAGCCGCCGATTTTCATGACATACGAGGAGTTTGAGGCATTGAGATTGGTGGATTATGAAGGACTAACCCAGGAAGAGGCAGGAAGGAGAATGGGTGTTTCGAGAGGAACGGTCTGGAGAGCTTTAAGCTCAGCAAGGAAGAAAGTTGCACAAATGCTCGTTGAGGGAAGGGAGCTGATAATTTTGGCACAGGGAAATGAGGTGCCAAAAACCCAAAGCTCGGATAACGAGGAATAA
- the purB gene encoding adenylosuccinate lyase → MAVHPIDYRYGSEEMRKIWEEENKLQKLLDVEAALARAHAKVGNIPKKSAEVISEKANTKYVKLERVKEIEAEIHHDIMAVVKALSEVCGEHGKYVHLGATSNDIIDTANALLIKDSLGIVLKDLRELRTILKELAKKHKHTACIGRTHGQHAVPTTYGMKFAIWLDEIQRHIERIEQAKERILVGQMSGAVGTMASFGEKGLQVQRLVMEDLGLKPARISNQIIQRDIYAELVMILALIASTLDKIALEVRNLQRTEILEVSEPFGKKQVGSSTMPHKRNPIRSEKICGLARIIYSNVIPALLNNPLWHERDLTNSSVERVILPETFMLLDEMLKNMKKVLSGLEFFPENIKRNLYLTNNLIMAEPLMLKLTEKGMGRQEAHEVVRQIAMKAFYEKRDLIEIAKENEVVREYLDDEDFKGLKPENYIGLAPQIVDGVIRYIEEIEQKEAQRS, encoded by the coding sequence ATGGCTGTTCATCCAATCGATTATCGCTATGGCAGCGAAGAAATGAGAAAAATCTGGGAAGAGGAAAACAAGTTACAGAAACTCCTTGATGTTGAGGCGGCTTTAGCGAGAGCACATGCGAAAGTCGGAAATATCCCCAAAAAAAGTGCAGAAGTAATAAGCGAAAAGGCCAATACAAAATACGTCAAGCTTGAACGAGTGAAAGAAATCGAGGCTGAAATCCACCATGATATTATGGCTGTTGTAAAAGCTTTAAGCGAAGTTTGCGGTGAGCATGGTAAATACGTTCACCTTGGGGCTACTTCAAATGATATAATTGATACTGCAAATGCTCTTCTTATTAAAGACTCCTTGGGGATAGTTCTTAAAGATCTGAGGGAACTGAGAACAATCCTAAAAGAACTCGCAAAAAAACACAAACACACCGCTTGTATTGGGAGAACCCACGGACAGCATGCCGTTCCCACAACATACGGGATGAAGTTTGCTATATGGCTCGATGAGATACAGAGACACATTGAAAGGATAGAGCAAGCAAAAGAAAGAATTTTAGTCGGACAGATGAGCGGTGCTGTTGGGACTATGGCATCTTTCGGAGAAAAAGGATTGCAAGTCCAACGTTTAGTTATGGAAGATTTAGGGCTAAAACCTGCAAGAATAAGCAATCAGATAATCCAAAGAGACATTTATGCTGAGCTCGTCATGATTTTAGCTTTGATCGCATCCACCCTTGACAAAATTGCCCTTGAGGTTAGAAACCTCCAAAGAACTGAAATTCTTGAAGTTAGCGAACCTTTTGGAAAGAAGCAGGTTGGTTCATCAACAATGCCTCACAAGAGGAATCCAATAAGGAGCGAAAAAATATGTGGACTTGCGAGGATTATATATTCTAATGTTATCCCGGCACTTCTAAACAACCCGCTATGGCACGAAAGAGACTTAACAAACTCTTCAGTGGAGAGAGTAATTCTTCCAGAAACATTCATGCTGTTGGATGAAATGCTAAAAAATATGAAAAAAGTGCTCTCTGGCTTGGAATTTTTCCCTGAAAACATAAAACGTAACCTCTACTTAACAAACAACCTTATAATGGCAGAACCATTGATGCTGAAGTTAACAGAGAAAGGAATGGGAAGACAAGAGGCTCATGAAGTTGTTAGACAAATCGCCATGAAAGCATTCTATGAAAAGAGAGACTTAATTGAGATTGCTAAGGAAAATGAAGTTGTGAGAGAATACTTAGATGATGAGGATTTTAAGGGGTTAAAGCCAGAGAACTACATTGGACTTGCTCCCCAGATAGTAGATGGTGTAATTCGGTATATAGAAGAAATTGAACAGAAAGAAGCTCAAAGATCTTAG
- a CDS encoding PPC domain-containing DNA-binding protein gives MRFSRGRNFMFRIPEGEEFLTFINKFAEKNNVLIGTVAAIGTLRNPKIGYFEEEKGKYKVIELSGTYELLSALGNISLKDGKPFAHIHVALGDKEGRVLGGHLIEGEVFVAEVIIHELLGEPLERKVQENGLALWDAEKI, from the coding sequence ATGAGATTCTCAAGAGGAAGAAACTTTATGTTTAGAATTCCAGAAGGAGAAGAGTTCCTAACATTCATCAACAAATTCGCAGAAAAAAACAACGTTCTTATTGGAACAGTGGCAGCAATTGGGACACTAAGAAACCCAAAAATCGGATATTTTGAAGAGGAAAAGGGCAAATATAAGGTAATTGAGTTAAGCGGTACTTATGAGCTCCTTTCTGCGCTGGGCAACATAAGTCTGAAAGATGGGAAGCCTTTTGCCCATATCCATGTGGCTTTAGGAGACAAAGAGGGGAGGGTATTGGGGGGTCATTTAATTGAAGGAGAGGTATTTGTCGCTGAGGTCATCATTCACGAACTGCTTGGAGAACCCCTGGAAAGAAAGGTTCAGGAGAATGGATTAGCACTTTGGGATGCAGAAAAAATTTAA
- a CDS encoding NifB/NifX family molybdenum-iron cluster-binding protein: MRIVVATIKGGLNDFVSQAFGRAPTFTIVDVNEEGNIINVQAVQNPAYSAPRAAGIQAAQFCINEGADVVIAGQFGPNSSQVLQAAGIKFVSAPPTMTVEQAVQAYLRGELTQPILGAEGSGIGPRRGMGRGRGKGMGRGVDDW; the protein is encoded by the coding sequence ATGAGAATTGTTGTAGCAACCATAAAAGGCGGACTGAATGACTTTGTAAGCCAAGCCTTTGGGAGAGCTCCAACATTCACGATTGTTGATGTTAACGAGGAAGGGAACATAATAAACGTTCAGGCGGTTCAAAATCCCGCTTACAGTGCTCCAAGAGCTGCTGGTATTCAGGCAGCCCAGTTTTGTATAAATGAAGGTGCAGATGTTGTTATAGCTGGGCAGTTTGGTCCAAATTCCTCACAAGTTCTTCAAGCTGCGGGCATAAAGTTTGTCTCAGCACCACCAACTATGACAGTCGAACAAGCTGTTCAGGCTTATCTCAGAGGAGAATTGACACAGCCAATTCTTGGAGCTGAAGGCAGTGGAATTGGTCCAAGAAGAGGCATGGGGAGAGGTCGAGGAAAAGGGATGGGACGTGGTGTGGACGACTGGTGA
- a CDS encoding RsmB/NOP family class I SAM-dependent RNA methyltransferase, producing MEEISNAIIQLIEREKEGEKKLSIPPKGVRALIEAVRLAEIIKPSQYAKREAFKKHQIDEYYLNRMLTMLFYDIMKKQGLIDRVINDIVGVNPLILDPWLRAALRVVVDVSLFHHSKPGTLKALKWKGSDFISSKTHPYVGMYYWDIFDKVIRYKPRPKSRDEFLEWKYIAPIWLIRRIKKLLGEETEQFFQAVNSKHSWTSIRVNTLKTTVDEVVEALRSEGKEVKVSERVPTIVKIKGPYDFDRSKLFREGKILVQEEASAVASLILDPKPGMTVVDLAAAPGGKTSHIAELMRNKGKIYAFDIDEFRIKRMKEILKRMGVNIVKIIRKDGRKAPKILGRGIADRVLLDAPCTSSGTIGKNPELRWRLRENKILEIAELQKDLLKVAAQLLKPGGRLLYATCSLFPEENEENIEWFLGTYDNFRLIPLNGPYDESPLLKGTMRAYPHRHGTIGFFYALLEKSE from the coding sequence ATGGAAGAGATTTCAAACGCCATAATACAGCTCATTGAGAGAGAAAAAGAGGGAGAAAAGAAATTATCTATCCCTCCAAAAGGAGTTAGAGCTCTAATTGAGGCAGTTAGGTTAGCGGAGATTATAAAGCCCAGCCAATATGCAAAGAGAGAAGCATTCAAAAAACACCAAATTGATGAGTATTATTTAAACAGAATGCTCACAATGCTCTTTTATGACATTATGAAAAAACAAGGATTAATAGATAGGGTGATTAATGACATTGTTGGTGTTAATCCTCTAATTCTGGATCCCTGGTTAAGAGCAGCTCTAAGGGTTGTAGTAGATGTGTCACTCTTCCATCATTCTAAACCCGGTACGCTCAAGGCTCTAAAATGGAAAGGATCAGACTTCATATCCTCCAAGACACATCCCTACGTTGGCATGTATTACTGGGATATCTTTGATAAAGTCATTAGATATAAACCAAGACCCAAGAGTAGAGATGAATTCCTCGAATGGAAGTATATTGCACCCATTTGGCTTATAAGAAGGATTAAGAAGTTATTGGGTGAGGAAACGGAACAGTTCTTCCAAGCTGTGAACTCAAAACACAGCTGGACAAGCATTAGGGTGAATACCCTCAAAACCACTGTAGATGAAGTAGTAGAAGCTCTAAGAAGCGAAGGAAAGGAAGTAAAAGTAAGCGAAAGGGTTCCAACCATAGTGAAAATAAAGGGACCGTACGATTTTGATAGGAGCAAACTCTTCAGAGAAGGGAAGATTTTGGTACAAGAAGAGGCAAGTGCAGTAGCTTCCCTAATTCTCGACCCCAAGCCGGGAATGACTGTTGTAGATTTAGCCGCAGCTCCGGGAGGTAAAACAAGCCACATTGCAGAACTTATGAGGAATAAAGGAAAAATTTATGCTTTCGATATTGATGAATTCAGAATAAAGCGGATGAAAGAAATTCTAAAAAGAATGGGCGTAAACATAGTCAAAATAATCAGGAAAGACGGTAGAAAAGCTCCCAAAATTCTTGGAAGGGGAATTGCGGATAGAGTTCTATTAGATGCTCCATGCACGTCATCCGGAACCATAGGCAAGAACCCCGAGTTAAGGTGGAGATTAAGGGAAAATAAGATCTTAGAAATTGCCGAGCTGCAAAAAGACCTGCTTAAAGTCGCTGCTCAGCTCTTAAAGCCAGGAGGTAGGTTACTATATGCAACATGCAGCCTTTTTCCTGAAGAGAATGAAGAGAACATAGAATGGTTTTTAGGGACGTATGATAATTTCCGATTAATACCTCTAAACGGCCCATACGATGAATCTCCTCTGCTAAAAGGTACCATGAGGGCATATCCACATAGACATGGTACTATAGGATTTTTCTACGCCCTTTTAGAGAAATCGGAATAA
- the albA gene encoding DNA-binding protein Alba: protein MAEEHVVYIGKKPVMNYVLAVITQFNEGAKEVSIKARGRAISRAVDVAEIVRNRFLPEVRVKEIKIGTEELPTADGRTANTSTIEIILEKP, encoded by the coding sequence ATGGCAGAAGAGCATGTTGTTTACATCGGAAAGAAGCCTGTTATGAACTACGTCCTTGCCGTTATAACCCAGTTCAACGAGGGTGCAAAGGAGGTCTCAATTAAAGCAAGAGGGAGAGCTATAAGCAGAGCTGTTGACGTTGCAGAAATCGTCAGGAACAGGTTCTTGCCAGAGGTTAGGGTTAAGGAGATCAAGATAGGCACAGAGGAGCTCCCAACTGCAGACGGAAGGACAGCAAACACCTCAACAATTGAGATCATTTTGGAGAAGCCATGA
- the psmB gene encoding archaeal proteasome endopeptidase complex subunit beta produces MEKKTGTTTVGIKVKEGVVLAADTQASLDHMVETLNIKKILPITDRIAITTAGSVGDVQMLARMLEAEARYYQFTWGKPMTAKAMANLLSNILNENKWFPYLVQIIIGGYVEEPTLANLDPLGGLIFDDYTATGSGSPFAIAILEEGYRKDMSIEEARELAIRAVRTAGKRDVYTGDRKIQVVVITKEGMKEEFVEFKE; encoded by the coding sequence ATGGAAAAGAAGACTGGAACCACAACTGTTGGAATTAAAGTTAAGGAAGGTGTCGTTTTGGCAGCTGATACTCAGGCTTCTCTCGACCATATGGTCGAAACCCTCAACATCAAAAAGATCCTCCCAATCACAGATAGGATTGCAATAACGACTGCAGGAAGCGTTGGAGATGTCCAAATGCTTGCGAGGATGCTTGAGGCAGAAGCTCGGTATTATCAGTTCACATGGGGAAAGCCGATGACTGCAAAAGCCATGGCAAATCTCTTGAGCAATATTTTAAATGAAAATAAATGGTTCCCTTACCTTGTGCAGATAATTATCGGCGGATACGTCGAGGAACCAACTTTGGCAAATCTTGATCCACTTGGGGGCTTGATATTTGACGACTACACAGCAACGGGTTCAGGTTCGCCTTTTGCAATAGCGATTCTTGAAGAAGGTTATAGGAAGGATATGAGCATTGAAGAGGCAAGAGAATTGGCAATTAGAGCTGTTAGAACAGCTGGAAAAAGAGACGTTTACACTGGAGACAGAAAAATCCAAGTGGTTGTAATTACAAAAGAGGGGATGAAAGAGGAGTTCGTGGAATTCAAAGAATAA